GCTCCAGCGCTCCGGCATCCAGATCCTGCACGCGGTCGGACCGAAGAACGAAATGCCGCGCGTGGACAACATGCCGGGAATGCCGCCTTACATCCCGGTACCGTATGTGGACCGGATGGATCTCGCCTACGCCGCGGCGGACATGATGCTCTGCCGCGCCGGCGCGATGACCGTCGCCGAACTCTCCGCCGTCGGGCTCCCGGCCGCCTACGTACCGCTGCCCGTCGGCAACGGTGAACAGCGGCTCAACGCCCAGCCGGTGGTGAAGGCCGGCGGCGGACTGCTGGTCGACGACGCCGAACTGACGCCCGAATGGGTCCAGGGCCATGTGCTGCCGGTGCTGTCCGATCCGCACCGGCTGTACGAGATGTCCCGCGCGGCCGCCGAGTTCGGCCGCAGGGACGCGGACGAGTTGCTCGTCGGCATGGTGTACGAGGCGGTCGCAGCGCGCCGTCAGGCATAGGAAGGCAGGGGTCAGTGGCCGGACCGACGACCGCCGAGCGAGGCGCGGTAAGTGCCGAGTCGGAATCCGGCCGCGCCCGTTCGGGTCGCCCCCCGGGCCGTCGGTTCCGGCTTCCCGGACGGCGTTTTCTGCTTCTTCTCACTTCGTCGATCGCACTCGGCGCCGGGGGAATCTGGCTGCTTTACGGCTCTCCGTGGCTGCGCGTCGAGCAGGTGCGGACTTCGGGCACTCAGGCGCTGAAGCCCGCGGAGGTGGAAGCCGCAGCGGCAGTTCCGATCTCCGGTCCGCTGATTTCCGTCGACACGGAAGCGATTGAGCGCCGACTTCGCCAGAAGCTGCCGCGTATCGACTCGGTGGATGTGACACGGTCATGGCCGAACGGCATCGGTCTGAAAGTGACTGAGCGAAAGCCCGCGCTGCTTATCGAAAAGGGCGCAAACTTCATCGAAGTGGACGCGAAGGGCGTGCGTTTCGCGACCGTCGAGAAGGCCCCGAAGGGCGTACCTCTGCTGGAATTGACAGTGGATCAGTCCCCGAGTGTGCGACGCTTCACAGCCGCTCGTCTGATGTCCGAAGCGGTACGCGTCCGGGACGAACTCCCGGCCGAAGTCGCCAAGGACACCGAGGTCGTGAAGGTCCGTTCGTACGACTCCGTCTCGCTGGAGCTGAACGGC
This window of the Streptomyces niveus genome carries:
- a CDS encoding cell division protein FtsQ/DivIB, which codes for MAGPTTAERGAVSAESESGRARSGRPPGRRFRLPGRRFLLLLTSSIALGAGGIWLLYGSPWLRVEQVRTSGTQALKPAEVEAAAAVPISGPLISVDTEAIERRLRQKLPRIDSVDVTRSWPNGIGLKVTERKPALLIEKGANFIEVDAKGVRFATVEKAPKGVPLLELTVDQSPSVRRFTAARLMSEAVRVRDELPAEVAKDTEVVKVRSYDSVSLELNGGRTVMWGSGEDGAAKARALIALMKAVPKAAHFDVSAPTAPSVSGS